A single genomic interval of Spirosoma taeanense harbors:
- a CDS encoding FtsX-like permease family protein has protein sequence MFTNYLKIAWRNLRTQRSYTLLNTVGLSIGMAGGLLIFLFLRHHLSTDRHHARFDHIYRIDTDLYLADSSIEYNAEAPLPMAQVLRTQYPQVEQAAFLSMVRDMTVSVKRSDERQPTRFLEHKGTGLVEPEWFDVLSYTWLRGDAKTALRGPNRVVLTESWARKYFGDTDPVGQTLTLNNKAIVTVTGLLAEPPVTTDTNLGLFVSMSTMRQLDPEYDVTDWGWLTSSNRLYATLKSEEAAASLQQAMPALARKQYGDFAKVYHFVIQPMRELHFDVARDPGGAIRSSLLWSLGIVGLLLILASCINFINLATAQALRRSKEVGIRKTLGSSRGQLSRQFLLETALVTLAATSLALLLTYVSLPLFNNWVQLGLTFRLDGLTVVFIALLFFGVVLLAGGYPAAVLSGFSPDLALRGKLTTSSFGGLSVRRVLVVTQFIVCQALIVGALVVARQVQYMQQADLGFRPDNVVLVPLPDKTKPLQDAFKQELSQYADIRAVSLGHLPPSSDRLYGGSVKFEKRPDWEPWPTRERLADADFVKTYQLKLVAGRNIIPSDTIREYLINETMLHKLGFQKPEQILGKRLQHYLSPVMLPIVGVVRDFHLKSLREEIGPCVIASLADRYRHAGIRISGRNPSQTLERIRQTWQQLYPSEVFEYQFLDEHIARLYKTETLITRLVNVFAGLAILICCLGLYGLVSQVVEQRTKEIGIRKVLGASVASIVALLSKDFLRLVLIAIVIASPIAWYVMNGWLQEFVYRIDIAWWVFALAGILAVSIALLTVSFQSIKAALTNPVNSLRSE, from the coding sequence ATGTTTACTAACTACCTCAAAATCGCCTGGCGAAATTTGCGGACGCAACGCAGCTACACACTGCTGAATACAGTTGGGTTGTCTATTGGCATGGCGGGTGGACTGCTCATTTTTCTGTTTCTTCGTCATCACCTCAGCACAGATCGGCACCACGCCAGGTTCGACCATATTTATCGAATCGACACTGATTTGTACCTCGCTGACAGTTCAATCGAGTATAATGCAGAAGCCCCCTTACCAATGGCGCAGGTGCTTCGCACGCAGTATCCACAAGTGGAGCAGGCGGCCTTTCTGAGCATGGTCCGCGACATGACCGTGAGCGTCAAACGCTCAGATGAACGCCAACCCACACGATTTCTCGAACACAAAGGCACCGGTTTGGTAGAGCCCGAGTGGTTCGACGTATTAAGCTACACGTGGCTGCGGGGTGATGCCAAAACGGCTTTACGTGGACCCAATCGCGTGGTGCTGACCGAGTCGTGGGCCAGAAAATACTTTGGCGACACCGACCCGGTTGGGCAAACACTGACCCTGAACAACAAGGCAATCGTTACCGTAACCGGCCTGCTCGCCGAACCACCTGTCACGACCGACACAAACCTTGGCCTGTTTGTGTCTATGTCAACCATGCGGCAGCTTGACCCCGAATACGACGTAACAGACTGGGGCTGGCTGACCAGCAGCAACCGGCTTTATGCCACGCTAAAAAGTGAAGAAGCCGCGGCCAGTTTACAACAGGCGATGCCCGCGCTGGCCCGGAAACAATATGGCGACTTCGCTAAGGTATATCATTTTGTCATCCAGCCGATGCGGGAACTGCACTTCGACGTAGCGCGTGACCCCGGCGGGGCGATTCGGTCATCGTTACTGTGGTCACTGGGAATTGTAGGGCTGTTGCTCATCCTGGCCTCTTGCATCAACTTCATTAATCTGGCTACAGCGCAGGCACTTCGACGTAGTAAAGAGGTGGGCATTCGCAAAACGCTTGGCAGCTCACGCGGCCAACTGAGTCGTCAGTTCCTGCTCGAAACGGCCCTCGTTACGCTGGCGGCAACTAGCCTGGCACTGCTGCTGACTTACGTATCCCTGCCCTTATTCAATAACTGGGTGCAGCTCGGCCTGACCTTCCGGCTCGATGGACTTACAGTTGTGTTCATTGCCTTGCTTTTTTTCGGCGTCGTGCTGCTGGCAGGTGGCTATCCAGCAGCCGTTTTATCCGGTTTCTCGCCCGATTTAGCCCTGCGCGGCAAACTAACTACTTCGTCGTTCGGTGGTCTGTCGGTTCGGCGGGTACTGGTCGTTACGCAGTTCATCGTTTGTCAGGCGCTTATTGTGGGAGCGCTGGTAGTAGCCCGGCAAGTTCAGTATATGCAGCAGGCCGATCTGGGCTTTCGGCCAGATAACGTTGTGCTGGTGCCACTGCCTGATAAAACCAAACCGTTGCAGGACGCATTTAAGCAGGAACTCAGTCAGTATGCCGACATCCGGGCCGTCAGTTTAGGCCATCTGCCGCCCTCCAGCGACCGGCTCTACGGCGGCTCGGTTAAGTTCGAGAAACGCCCCGACTGGGAGCCCTGGCCAACCCGCGAACGGCTGGCCGATGCCGACTTTGTGAAGACGTATCAACTGAAATTAGTAGCAGGGCGAAATATCATCCCGAGCGATACCATACGCGAGTATCTGATCAACGAGACGATGCTGCACAAGCTCGGTTTTCAGAAACCGGAGCAAATACTGGGCAAACGGCTACAGCACTATTTGTCGCCGGTTATGCTGCCCATTGTGGGGGTCGTGCGCGACTTTCATCTGAAATCATTGCGGGAGGAAATTGGTCCCTGCGTTATCGCCAGCCTAGCCGACCGATACCGTCACGCTGGCATTCGTATTTCGGGACGGAACCCGTCCCAAACGCTTGAACGCATTCGCCAGACCTGGCAGCAACTATACCCCAGCGAGGTATTTGAATACCAGTTCCTGGACGAACACATTGCACGACTTTATAAAACAGAAACCTTAATCACTCGACTGGTTAACGTATTCGCGGGACTAGCCATCCTGATCTGCTGCCTGGGACTGTACGGACTTGTCTCGCAGGTGGTGGAGCAGCGCACAAAGGAAATCGGCATCCGTAAAGTTCTCGGAGCCAGCGTTGCCAGCATTGTGGCGCTGTTATCGAAAGACTTTCTAAGACTGGTGTTGATTGCCATTGTCATAGCCTCCCCCATTGCCTGGTACGTTATGAATGGGTGGCTACAGGAGTTCGTTTATCGAATCGACATCGCGTGGTGGGTGTTTGCCCTGGCAGGAATACTGGCGGTAAGCATTGCGCTGCTCACGGTTAGTTTCCAAAGCATAAAAGCGGCTTTAACCAATCCGGTCAACAGCCTGCGAAGCGAATGA
- a CDS encoding exo-beta-N-acetylmuramidase NamZ family protein yields the protein MKQPVLTGADQVATYLPYLRGKRIGMVVNQTSIIGSKPSVDSLHSLGVNIVKVFGPEHGFRGNASNGARVDDEVDAKTSIPIISLYGRNKKPSAEHLADVDLLIFDIQDVGARFYTYINTLNYIMEACAENRKELLILDRPNPNGFIVDGPILEDHLHSGIGMHKIPITHGMTIAEFAQMINGEGWGIPKNSCKLKIIKVANYTHDTPYVLPVAPSPNLNTQQSILLYPSVCLFEGTIISQGRGTYIPFTVLGAPALKGQYSFSFRPVSIKGMKEAPLHQDTDCYGLDLRKYDPNILRKTRQLNLQWLIELYKAYPDKDRFFDMSQSKEIGNFDKLAGTENLKKQIIAGVSEQAIRQSWEPGLAEYRQMRKKYLLYP from the coding sequence ATGAAACAACCCGTTCTAACGGGGGCCGATCAGGTAGCAACGTATCTGCCTTATCTGAGGGGAAAACGGATCGGCATGGTTGTCAACCAGACGTCAATTATCGGCAGCAAACCCAGCGTAGACAGCCTGCACAGTCTGGGCGTAAACATCGTGAAGGTGTTCGGGCCGGAGCACGGCTTTCGCGGCAACGCCAGCAACGGAGCCAGGGTTGATGACGAAGTGGATGCGAAAACGAGCATCCCCATTATTTCGCTTTACGGTAGAAATAAGAAACCATCGGCCGAACACCTGGCCGACGTCGACCTGCTGATCTTCGACATTCAGGACGTGGGTGCGCGGTTCTATACGTACATCAACACGCTGAACTATATTATGGAAGCCTGCGCCGAGAACAGGAAGGAATTGCTGATTCTGGACCGGCCCAATCCAAACGGGTTCATCGTGGATGGCCCAATTCTGGAAGATCACCTGCACTCGGGAATTGGGATGCACAAGATTCCTATTACGCACGGCATGACCATTGCCGAGTTTGCCCAGATGATCAACGGCGAAGGCTGGGGCATCCCCAAGAATTCGTGTAAACTAAAGATCATCAAGGTAGCCAACTATACGCACGACACCCCCTATGTACTGCCGGTGGCCCCTTCACCAAACCTGAACACGCAGCAATCAATTTTGCTGTATCCGAGCGTCTGCCTGTTTGAAGGGACAATCATTAGTCAGGGACGCGGTACGTATATTCCCTTTACCGTCCTGGGCGCCCCCGCCCTGAAAGGTCAGTATTCATTCTCGTTCCGGCCGGTTAGTATTAAAGGCATGAAGGAAGCGCCCCTGCACCAGGATACCGACTGCTACGGACTTGACCTACGTAAATATGACCCGAACATCCTCCGAAAAACCCGGCAGCTTAACCTGCAATGGCTGATCGAGCTGTATAAAGCCTACCCCGACAAAGACCGGTTCTTCGACATGAGCCAAAGCAAGGAAATCGGCAACTTCGATAAACTGGCCGGCACTGAAAACCTCAAAAAGCAGATCATCGCCGGAGTGAGCGAACAGGCAATTCGCCAGAGTTGGGAACCGGGTCTGGCGGAGTACAGGCAAATGCGAAAGAAGTATCTGCTGTATCCTTAG